Genomic segment of Syngnathus acus chromosome 10, fSynAcu1.2, whole genome shotgun sequence:
gcaaatatttgattcAAAAACAGATCATCCAACTGGCATCACACAGAGCTACAATGGTTTctgaattgttttgaaatcaacAGCGTTGCCCAGGATTGGCCATTTAAATTCATGACAAGCTGTTATATGGTTTTCAAGTAGTAAGTCACCTGACATCAACATCTTTGAaacaattgttgtttttattgaaaacttGGCCAGGATTCTGTACAGCAGAGTGTATGTGCAATACACAGGGGCCAGAGCAGGAGGTGCTAAAGACTCTTTTTCCCATAGTGCATTGTACCCTGAATCACGAATCTTGTGTAAAATTGCAATAGGTGTCTTGTTCCTTCTTCAGAGCTTTGTAGGAGAATGAAGATAGGGactaaacattaaaaaaaaaaaaaaaaaggggggggggagagaaagggGAGAAACTAAGCTCAGCCCATAggggagaaagagaaaaatggaCAGTGAGGAATGGATATCCTTTCCACGAGATGAGGTCCAGGTCAAGGAGAGCCTCACTGCTTTTCGGCCGTGATCAGGTAAGGCCTTAGACGTCTCTTCCCCTTCCCCTCTTCTTGCGCCCCTCTCCCTCACTTCcgctctttctctttctctcctttcCCGAGCCTCACTTGGTGGCCAGGGTGTAGCAGCCTTGTTGGTGCCACTGCATGTCGCGGATACGGCGCACAGACTGCAGCTGAGGGGTGCGGGCGCCGTACTCGTTAAAGTGCCTGAACTCGCCCTTCTCCAGCAGGTACTGACTACCACGGTAGCCGGGGAACTGGTAACCCACAAAGCTgtgaaggggggaaaaaaaatcacacataTGTGAACAACGGAAAGACGACAGCTGGCGTTTGATTTGCGGCGTTCCACTGTGAGCTGCACTCACGTTCCGCAGCTGACGATGATGCTGCCCACTCTGTCGGTGAATCCGTAGGAGAACAGGCTGGGGACGTCATCGTCCATGATCTCCATCTTGCGGCCCTTGAACTCTCCCACTTCATGCAGGCAGATCTTGTGCTTATCAGGGTCCTGTAAGGAAAGACCCAGAGAAGCTCAACACTGGTGATTCATTGAGATGGAGAAGCAAAGAAGTGTTTttagaagtgtgtgtgggggggggtaccATTCGAACAGGCCTGAAGGACAGTAGGTAGTCATTCTTCTGACAGTTGCTCCAGGAGTCCCAGCGAGGATACTCGCCCTTCTCCAGGATGTACATCTCACCGCAGAGATTTATCTGCTCAAAGCCCACGAATCTGCCAATCAAAATGGCATTATATCAGCTCACTGCAAAGACACAAGTTGAcgggggggaggggagggcaCTCACGGGCCGGTTTCCACACGGAGAGAGCGCACGCGTTCCATGCCCAGCTCACAGATGTTCATCACCTCGCTGCTGATCTCAATCATGCGGCCCTGGAAGTTCTCCTGGTCGAACACCAACATCTACAACGAGAAGAGGCAACGCACAGTCATGTTTTTCACTGAAGAATTTCATGTCAGAGAGGCTCTCACCTTGTAAGAAGTCAGGCCGAACTCTGACTTCTTGCTCTGAGCAGCCTTCCCATCAGTCTGGGAAGAGGATTTGGATTTGTCACTAGACATGATTGCTGGGTCAGAAAAGAAAGGGACAAAGTTATATAGTGGCacggagtgtgtgtgtgtactgtgCATATGTGCGCCTTACCTGATGCTTACGCCGAGCCTCACTCAAGAGTGTGAGCGGCCTGGAAGCACCCCTCCCTTTTATACGCTGGCGCCCGCAGGAGAGGAATTAAGGCAAGTGAAACAAATCTGCTGCGGTCAGAGGCgtgacacaaaagaaaagaccGCATCATCAGAGGGGGACGGACGCACGATGGGCGGAGCCAGTGTGGCAAGGTGGGCGGCATCCAATAACCAACACAACCGATACACTGTGCATACCTGGCTGAATCAAACTTACACGATCGACTTGACAACACACATTGGCACACAAATTGTATAGCTAAAATATGAAACATAATATGCTTTTTAATTATGTTGCAAATGTTTAATATTTATGTTTAACATGCTAAGACTGCTTCACACAAACTTGGTTTGCATTCAACTGCAATTTATCTATGTGGAACTCTTCTCATAAACTTCTGCTGAGTCCTGAAATGTGTGGAAAAAATTGTGGACCCTAttcaagaattaaaaaaacaaacgaatGAATTACTTACAAACCCTGCTGCATCCTATACTATGTGAATATTATAGCAACTGCTGTTTAATTTATATTGCGTTGTCGGATAAAATCGCACCTAATGGGCTAGACAAGAAAACATTGTTGTGCAGATCAGTAAcaacgtcatcatcatcatcatcatcacgtttctcaaaccTTGACATGTTTAGAAGATTTTCAAGCTGATAAGTTTGACAATTTATGAATTGTGGATTGTGGTGAATAGCCTCCCAGCCTTTAGGTGCCCCCTTGTGCTCCACTCTTAATCCGCTCACTCTCTGCCCTTATCAGCGATCCTTTGTGCAGCCATACACGCTGGATTGCTGACCGGGGTCCGAACATACCGGACCCCCTTTGTCTTTTCTCTATGATATGTGCTGAGGTGGTCACAGCGGCCTGGGGGCGCGCCTCTCTGCGGACTGCCAATAGTGCAAGAGTGCGCATGGCCTGGCGTGAACTCGCCGCTGCAGGAGAGCCCCACCCATAGGCCATCCCTCCTCCACCACCCCACCCTGCATGACCTGCCTACCCATATAAAACTGAAGCGCCAGGTCCTCCCAAAACTCTACGCGAGGCTGGCGGCAGGTGCGTTCCACTCCAGAGCTCTTCCGGTAAGGTCCTGTCTCTGCTCCAACTGCAAGCACAATACATGTCAAAGAATGGCTGCACTGAATAAAGGACAAACTACTGAATatattgatgtttttgtgCATAATAGAACTAAATCATTTTCTCATAAGTTCGTGTTTTTGTCGCATCAGGCGTAAAGATGTTCCGAACTACAAGGTCCCCGATGATGCAACCCCTGGCCAACTCAGGAATGGGCATGGCTCCCTTCTTCAAGGTAACACTGAGGAGTGAAGACGGGAatgttatttacattttggcatttatgACCTGATATTGCCTCGACAGGTGACTGTTTTTGAGCAGGAGCATTTCCAGGGCAAATGCCTGGAGTTGACCTCCGAGTGTGGTAATATCCAAGACTGTGGTCTGGACAACATCCGTTCCATCAGGGTAGAGAGCGGCGCGTAAGTCTCAGTGAAGTTTTGTCACCGAGGCCGAAATGTATCAACCCTGTTGGGATTAGCACCTTGAAATGTTCACATGGATAGTTGCTGGAACACTCACGTCAAGAGTTCTTTATCTGTTTGTGAAGCTGGGTCGGTTTTGAGCACCATGACTTCCAAGGCCAGCAGTTGATCCTGGAGAGAGGAGAATACCCCCACTGGGACTCCTACAGCGGCTCCCTCGCTTACCACGTCGAACGCCTCATGTCTCTGCGCCCCATCTACTGCGCTGTAAGTATTCATTAGACTCGGAATGGATCTCCCCACGCTTCCTCGTGATCCAAGACCGGCTACCGTCTTCCAGTCTCACCAGAGCAGCCGCATGATCATCTTTGAGAAGGAGAACTTCATGGGCCGCAGCGTGGAGATCTCTGATGACTACCCCTCCCTGCAGGCCATGGGCTGGCTGACACCTGAAGTGGGCTCCATGCACGTGCAGTGCGGCGCGTAAGTTTCCAGAGAGCTGTCTTTCCTATTCTGAATTTGGGAGAGAACATTTGGCCTTTTACATGGAAAGCGAGTTTCAAAATGCTTTGGCTTTCTTCACCTCACTTtggcaaattaaaatgaaatcagtGCTGCCCAAGCTTTACTGAGCCAAGTCACCCATGTTAAATTAAAAAGCACTCGCACCAAACCGCCACATAGAAATGTTCGAAAGAGTACAATGATATGATGATCTTGTCTTAGTTTAGACCTTTCTGTGATGCAAAAGTTGCTCCATGTATGCCAACGTTTGACTTTGGAAGTGAAGTCCTACTATTTGTTTCCTCCCACAGCTTTGTGTGCTACCAGTTCTCTGGCTACAGGGGCCAGCAGTACATCATGGAGTCCGAGAGACACAGTGGTGACTACCAGCAATGCAAAACCTGGGGCTCCCACTGCCAAACTCCCCAGATCCAGTCCATCAGACGCATCCAGCACTGAGAGGAAGACAAGACTGACATAGCAGCTCCTTCCTACCTATGATCTCCTCCTTTCTGTCTGCTCCACATTCCTGCAACCCACTCCACACTGCTCCACAAATGAATGTGAGAGACAATATAGCACTGCTAAAGCACAGGGAACTCCGcagtccacacacacatgccaacATACGTACAGTAGATGACACTCGGGTaacgtgtttttttatttggttcgAGGGCCCaactcacaaacacatatACTGAGCTGAAATTAAAGGCCACTTGAAGGAGAACTTCCTAACTGTGGTGCAGCTGGTGTGTGATCGTTTTGTGTGGAGGAGGTCGACTCACAGGTTGATAGcaaataaagtcattttcgcCTCAAATATGTGTAGCCTTTTAgttttttcttgaaatattGGCTCAGGTGCTACTTGGTGGAAAGAATTGGAGAACCATTGCAATAAGATATTATTGTCAAAAAGCGAACCTGCATTTGATTGAAAATGATTGACCATGAGGAATATAAGTGCTGATTAATGAACAGGTATGTTTTATCAGATGACAGAATGCCATTTTGTACTGAGCAGAAGGATGGAGTCCAGTGTTTGTTCCATTCCTGACATATTCTTCTTTTTCAAGTTAAGGCCGAGTCGACAGTACTTCTACGGGTTGCAGCCAGGTGGCGCACTCCACTCCGCTAcaattgcaattaaaaaaaaaataaaaaaaaagagagggtTCTTCTAACAGAAGATAAAACCAGGCCACAGTATCACTAGTGTTGTTTTCAACTCAACCGTCCCTTGTATGCGGCACAACGGACCGAACATGCCAGTAATAATCCAGGCGGTCAACTGAAGAGCAGATGCCTAACAAAGCAGTCTTTACAGTGAAAATTGAGGTGACTTACTAGGTGTAGGTCAAGTAAAACGCTTATCCTGATGCTACACGTTAAAATCTGGTCCTATTGAACTCCATTAGTGTCACTAATGCAACTCAAAGAGGAGAGCCAACTTGGAGGACTGGGACTAAGTCAACTAGCGTACCTCAACATGATAGATCCTGGACATACGTAGCATTGTTCACAGCAAAGTCCACTGACAAAGAAGTCAAGTCCGCCCCTCCTACGACGTCAATCTCTTTGTCagtctcctcctcttcgtTCTCTGAAGACGGTGACCAGTTGATGGTGACCGGCTCGGGGATGGATCCCAAGGCTCCAATCACGTCGATGTCATCCCCCTCTGTACTTCCTGTTTCAAGGTTGACATCTgttgatgagaaaaaaaagtggtgaaACACATAGACAGTTCCGTcagctttctttttctatGTGTTCCCCGGGGCTCGAGTCAGTACCTGCGTTCGTATCATCGAGCTCTTTGCCGTTATTATTTTCTGTGTTGGTTGACATGGTGGTCTCATCATATGACTTGACAGGAAGCGGAATATTTGGCTCTGAGTACGTCCTCTTGGCTTCACCGCCGATATCCGTTGTCTCCCCTTGTGGCCGGGCTCGCCTCTTTGCTGCCCTCTTCtcaattgctttgttttcacatCTGTCTTGAACCTCAAGTGTGTCACTATCACTTTCACTGGGAAGCGGTCTCTTCTTCTTCGGTCGTCCTCGCTTACGACCTGGTTGGCCCATTCGTGGTGGTAGTTTTTTTGAGTGTGGCTGATCCTTTTGATAAGACAACGTCAGGGAGATCACTTATTTGAGTGGACCAAATATTACGCTGGtcaatgatttttcttttacgacatcttttttttgcagttacTCTGAATGTTCCCTAGTTTTATCTCTAGCACACCAGGTTTTTATCATCAACACATAATAAGAATATCATACATTCATTATTTGCAATAGCACAGGTAAAAGAAGGCCATGAGCCAACTCACTGCGATCTGGGTTAACTTGCATCGACTCCTGAGGGGATAAGCCTTTGCGATAACCGAGACTGGCTGATGCTTCGATGATGGCCTGGTCTTCGCTCGTGCAAGATTCTGTTGAGGAATCACACCTTGATCAATAaacagattctttttttgacaTGAATATTTGCATGTATACACAGTGTGTCCCTAAAACAACTCTTTGACTGCTTTTTGCACATGTATTCCTGAGTTTTATTTCAAGTACCAAACATCCTAAACAATGAAAAACGTACGATTTGTGTTACCAGAAGTACAAAAACATCAAAGATGGAGCGAAGTGAAGTTTTGCTTGGATTGAGACCATGTTGAATTCCTTGCAGGTTCCCCACACCACGTGGCAAAGGATTATCATTATTTGGGTATATCTCGAGATTTTCATACTGCAAAACCAGCGTCAGTCAGAATAAGCAattggctcaataaaggttgggaaactgTGGTCTAAACTTCAATTGAGTgatattttctttaatgtaACTCATGAGACGTATCTGTTCGTGAAAGAAGTCACGTGCAGTCGAGAAGTGAGTTTTTGGGACAACCTGTATATACTGTAATTAGTTGAGCCCCTTGACTTCCTGATAGCTGACAGGATTCAGAGCGTTACACGTACTTAGTTGCATCACGGGCAAGCACCGTACCCTTTTATCTCCTCCAACATCACTTCTTTGAGTCATGTCCCTCACTGACTCATGGATCCGTTCCTTTGCTTTTGCAGGAAGCCGTTTCTTTTTTCTGCGTTTTCTTGCAGTTTTAACTCTCTTGGTGGCATTGAGAGTACTTGCTCTTCGCGTGTTGTAGTGTGAGGACCTTGTTACCGGTTGTTTATGCCGTGAGCTGGGACAGCGACTGCCACCTTGCTCTTCTTGTGCCTCCATTCCAACACAGTTGCTACCGTGTTGCTCCAAGGACTGCAGGAAGTCATCCAGCATAGTTACAAGATCAACGTCCACCTGCGGCTCCAGATGGACCACCTCGCCGTTTGCTCGTCCCGTAGCGACAACCTCTGTGAAGCCGTGACTACATGCTTGCGCATGACAGTGAGTGTTGCCACCACTGGTGCAACTGCAATTTTGGACTGCTGCAGGTGGCTGGCAGCATGGAGTGCTGCTGCACAATTTGCCATCCATTTCCCTCGTCACTTCCTCAAAGAGACAATCTAAGTGGTCTGGCGGGTCCACACGAGGTGGAGGTGCAGGACATAGGGCAGTGTGTGACACCTGGCAGAAGAAGGTTGTtagaaatgcatttttgttttcagcacatttttgttttcacacatTCAAAGGTTTAGAGAAGGTTAAATTATACTCACCTGTGAAGTTGATAAAGCATTTtagatttatttgaaatttgttTACCTGGCCGGCTATCCCTTAGCTAACTTATAATGCAGGTGTGCCTAATTTTTTTGGCCAATGAGTAAATAGGGAAGATGTGACGGAGTATGTGTAAATATTACGCACAAAAGAATTGGGAGACCTTTCTGTAACATTTACAAGTGAAAATCGTAGAAAATCTAGTCTTGGGTTTGTCAAACCTTTGAGCTCAACATCcagatttaatttttaaaagaaaacattttgtagatGGGGTGTGTACCCTGCTAATTGCGGGTGAAACAGACCAAACCCTGctgcaaatgaatgaataatggaCAGCCCATTCTAATTGCCTATGGATGCAGCTAGATGCCACAAAGCGTTGCCAAGCAACACTTCGCTTCCTGTCGCATACATGGCGTGGCATTTCTCTGCATTTCACGACCCGTGTTTggcatataaaaacaaatgactcgAAATCTGAACTCCACCAGCAAAATCCTCCGTTAGCTGGTATGACATCACCCAATCTGGTGTTTGtgcgtctttgtgtgtgtatgtcttCATGTCACCTGTGTATCCTGCAGTGTTTTGTTCCTCCTGCCACGCGTCACGTCGTTTCCTCCTCCCTTCCAGCTTTGACTTTGTCCACTTAGGCAAAAGTCCCATTCCTTGGGCTGCCTTTGTCGTCTTTGGGGGTGGCTCCATGCTAAAAGGTGGCGAGTCTGTAGGTACAATTTGCTGCCTGTGGCTCCTCCCCCCTGGCCTGTCCTCATAGCGGTCGCCTTCCCGCACCTCTGCAGGAGCGACTTGTGCCTCTTGCTCACGCCCACTTCTTGCACATCCACCGTCTGCATCCACCCacctctccccctccccctccctcttttgCGAGCTTGCGGTCTCCGTGCTGGTCTCTCGGCTCCATCTCGCCGCCTGGGCCGGCCACGCGGCTTCCTACTAGCACGCCCCGTGTGCGAGGCCTCCTCGGACCCCGCATTTAAAAAGTGGCTGATGAATCCTGGGATGTCATCTTGATACTGCTCAAACTGATTGTCTTCAGCTCCTTCAGCCTCTAAAACTATGGATTCTGCCTGACGGTTGCTGAACAAGCTCAGCGACTCTGCAGTCCACGGGCTGTCCGGGTATTTGGTCTCAGAGAAAGTTTGAAGTTTTTCGGCTTCATTTAGCAAGTAGATGAGGGGAGTTGGAACACTTAGTTGGACATCATGATTGTCGACCAGTCCTAAACTCTCAAACTGAGCCACGTCAATGGTCTCATAGGTAGCCACGGACTGACAAGAGGGGATGGAGCTCGCTTGCATCTCTTCTGTCTCAGTCAGCgcgttttttttgccacttggAAGCGTCTCTTCCCCCAGAATAGCGCTGCCGTCACTCACCTCCTGCCTCAAGCTGGAGACTTCCTTCTCATGGAGCTCCGCTGGATCAGTCTGTACACCCACCTCAATGCCCACGCCGCTTTGCCACTGTCTCCGTGTGACCTCCACCAGCCCCAGGATGCCCAACTTGGCTGCTGCCGACACTGCCTCCTGCTTCTCGCGCTCCCCCTCCCCAGCCATCTCCCCTGAGTACAGCAGGCTGACCACATGAAGGAGAGAGCTGGCGCAGACTGTCCCAAATTCCACCATATGCTCTTGTCCAGCTGGAGGCGCCGATGAGGAGGACAGAGCATTGGACAGCTGAGGGCTGATGGCCGAAAGGACACAGCTGTGGGCTGGCACTGAAACACCTGGGGGGGAGGAGATGCCATCAAGGATGGGCGATGTATGGTCATGCTTAGGCTAAGGGTGCCAAAATCATCAAACACGGGGTGGGCCACATCAAACTTATGATATCCATTAAAACAATCAGCTAAAACCAcacaatttcatattttttcagCTAAAACGGTCCCAGTCCATTGGTAGAAGACACACCTTCACCAAGGATGGACAATCCTAATGTGGATTTGTGCCAAATTGTACATATTTGATTGGTAACTGGGCcattaacaaacaaaagaacataACTTTTTgtgaagcaaagaaaaatgatcATACAATATTTTGTAGGTATTAAGTACCATTTGCCCGCAGCAGAGTGTCACAGAACTGTCGCTGCTGTTGCTGTCTCTGCAACTCCGCCACGAGGAGGGCTTCAAATCCGGGCTTTCGGTAGCACCACATCTCCCCATcaactggagaggagcaaacaAGAaggtgtattttatttttaaagtttgaaatatattttctgttgatgtgtgtgtgtgtgtgtgtgtgtgtacatttatatatacagaTTCAACACCCTGTGTCCGATGTAGCAAATCAGACCCAGAACAGAACCAAGGCTCCTCCAAAGTACATTTTCTACTTGTTACTCGTACTAAATTACATATGAGCATGAATTGGTTAAATGGCGTACTGGAtaaatgtgcgtgtgtgtgcgtgcacgcgcgctttttataaatatttattcactTTAACATACAAAATGAGTACAAATACTGATGGCGTGCGTATATTTGAAACTGTTGCAATTTTACATATCTTAGCAGTTAAGGAGAGCATAATTCCTTAAAAGTTTTAACTACAAAATTGTTCTGGTGTGATTAATCATATTTTATAAAACCGAAGCTAAAGTTGAGAGTAATCACAATACTACCCCATATTTACACTTTGTGCTTTAACCAGGACAAAAGTTGTCATGCTGAAGACTGACAATATAAAAttagtaaaaataaacaatattcCAGTGCGGACATtagttcaagaaaaaaaactaaaagttTATGGAAAACCAATTAGCATTGCTGCTAATAACCTCGCAAGAAGCTCGTGGCTGTCACACTAAGCCGGTGTCACGTCGTGCCGTTACTGAAGTAACCAGTAATGAACTGCACATATACGACTTAAATATGATCTGGGCATGGAATGTGAAATATCTTATTTATGCGTTCTTGTGAGCTTCCCTTTGCACGAAGCAGTGAAGATGACAAACGTTTAAATTGCAAGTGCACTCACCGTTTGCTCAAAGTTCACCGAAAAGACACGCTATTTCAAAttaatcaaacaaaatgttttttaaaacatacCAATAATGTACAGTAACACCAAACAGGACTTTTTGTGTTCGAGCGAGGTTTCTCACGTTCGTTTTGATGACGTCATCGTAGTTATCCGCGGTCGTTTTTGGTGTAGTTTTCATCTTGACCACTGGGTGATAGTATCGTACAAACGATAAGGCAAATCAAAGATGACAAAGTTTGTTGATCGTGCTAGAAACAAGACTGTTCAGGCTTCCTTTTCAAACCTTTCGCCTTAAGGTTGTCGAGGTGTCCATATTAATCACAAAACCTCATTTTTTATCAAACGGAATTGCTCAAAAATACGAAATAAGTCAAAAATAGACAACACTAAATTACACAGTCAAGTGTACAGTTCCTGTGTGAAACGGAAGTCTCCAACACaaacttcacaaaaaaaaaaggaaaactccACTTAATCTTTAGAGAAAAGTAGGAATATTCAACATAGTACATTCCAGGCAACATATTGTCACAATGAAAGGAACCTCTTTATTTTGCGATTTTCTTTAGTTttccatattaaaaaaatctcattggAAAGGAatgatata
This window contains:
- the LOC119129757 gene encoding uncharacterized protein LOC119129757 → MWCYRKPGFEALLVAELQRQQQQRQFCDTLLRANGVSVPAHSCVLSAISPQLSNALSSSSAPPAGQEHMVEFGTVCASSLLHVVSLLYSGEMAGEGEREKQEAVSAAAKLGILGLVEVTRRQWQSGVGIEVGVQTDPAELHEKEVSSLRQEVSDGSAILGEETLPSGKKNALTETEEMQASSIPSCQSVATYETIDVAQFESLGLVDNHDVQLSVPTPLIYLLNEAEKLQTFSETKYPDSPWTAESLSLFSNRQAESIVLEAEGAEDNQFEQYQDDIPGFISHFLNAGSEEASHTGRASRKPRGRPRRRDGAERPARRPQARKRGRGRGRGGWMQTVDVQEVGVSKRHKSLLQRCGKATAMRTGQGGGATGSKLYLQTRHLLAWSHPQRRQRQPKEWDFCLSGQSQSWKGGGNDVTRGRRNKTLQDTQVSHTALCPAPPPRVDPPDHLDCLFEEVTREMDGKLCSSTPCCQPPAAVQNCSCTSGGNTHCHAQACSHGFTEVVATGRANGEVVHLEPQVDVDLVTMLDDFLQSLEQHGSNCVGMEAQEEQGGSRCPSSRHKQPVTRSSHYNTRRASTLNATKRVKTARKRRKKKRLPAKAKERIHESVRDMTQRSDVGGDKRVRCLPVMQLSTCNALNPVSYQEVKGLN
- the crybb1l1 gene encoding beta-crystallin B1, which encodes MSSDKSKSSSQTDGKAAQSKKSEFGLTSYKMLVFDQENFQGRMIEISSEVMNICELGMERVRSLRVETGPFVGFEQINLCGEMYILEKGEYPRWDSWSNCQKNDYLLSFRPVRMDPDKHKICLHEVGEFKGRKMEIMDDDVPSLFSYGFTDRVGSIIVSCGTFVGYQFPGYRGSQYLLEKGEFRHFNEYGARTPQLQSVRRIRDMQWHQQGCYTLATK
- the cryba1l1 gene encoding crystallin, beta A1, like 1, which encodes MFRTTRSPMMQPLANSGMGMAPFFKVTVFEQEHFQGKCLELTSECGNIQDCGLDNIRSIRVESGAWVGFEHHDFQGQQLILERGEYPHWDSYSGSLAYHVERLMSLRPIYCASHQSSRMIIFEKENFMGRSVEISDDYPSLQAMGWLTPEVGSMHVQCGAFVCYQFSGYRGQQYIMESERHSGDYQQCKTWGSHCQTPQIQSIRRIQH